Proteins from a single region of Terriglobus sp. TAA 43:
- a CDS encoding ABC transporter permease: protein MHWITKLVIGLKSLLQKDRVERELDEELESYLDASTAHKQNSGMTAEEARRAAVIEIGSRNAVKHHVWSSRWESVLEELVQDFRLSVRMLVKSPGFAAIALLSLALGIGANTAIFTLINQVMLRNLPVPHPEQLVTFGDAENSGIAAGIDIGAYGLFPWYFARQLEAQPGPFQGIASFGSFANEVSVMLPSSDVAPISNSSAILVRTSLVSGNYFSVLGAQPFMGRAISTLDDAMPGAGAVVVISHHFWEQSLSSDPSILGRFMSINGTPFQIIGVMPEAFHGMKRQLEPPDLWAPISMQAVVLKHPSLLLPAGTAGGTYFLNVFGRLSDQASTNKSSLAQTQAWLDQQIRVGLRAIEGTKLSASLEQEINHVTVPLVSTSRGVSLVRSQYGDSLRILMGVVILVLLIACANLANFLLARSATRQREIATRLALGSTRARIIRQGLMETFLLSVIGGTLGLAVAFAATRSLIAFVSQGSSYIAMSPTPDATVLLFTLGVSLFTGILFGLAPAVIASRTEASGNLTTGAHTALSSGGKLARLWPKALVAAQVMLSLLLLVSAGLFLRTLSNLENQDYGFERSQLLLAEFSASLAGYKPSQSPGLHQQLLDRLSALPGVKSVALAATAPISGGNWSSDIAIPGYIPAPKESMNSKLNRISGRYFETADIRIVAGRAINETDTASRQKVAVINQAIAKHFFPKGDAIGRSLSIGISDVKGPWQIVGIARDTKAGDPRSSEPLRMTYIPLAQIEPFNPVDPSAKAANPPVAPEENQDRVANLILLRTTGNPANTVADLRAAVKSIDPNLPLTKITTIRDEIDDFISHDQLVSTLTSLFAGLALLLAAIGLYGVMSYNVVCRRNEIGIRLALGAQTLRIQWMILNESLLLLAIGVGVGLPLTLLATRWIKAQLFGLSALDPMSFAAALTVVSVMTLLAAWLPTRRATQIEPMSAVRCE from the coding sequence GTGCATTGGATAACCAAACTGGTGATCGGCCTAAAGTCTCTGCTGCAAAAGGATCGAGTGGAGCGGGAACTCGACGAAGAGCTCGAAAGCTATCTTGACGCATCTACCGCTCACAAACAGAACTCCGGGATGACTGCCGAGGAAGCGCGTCGAGCTGCGGTGATCGAGATTGGCAGCCGGAATGCCGTTAAACATCATGTGTGGTCTTCACGGTGGGAATCGGTTTTGGAAGAACTGGTTCAGGATTTCCGCCTGAGTGTGCGCATGCTAGTCAAGAGTCCGGGCTTTGCTGCAATTGCCTTGTTGTCACTGGCCCTCGGCATCGGCGCCAACACAGCCATCTTCACGCTCATTAATCAGGTGATGCTGCGCAATCTCCCTGTACCGCATCCAGAGCAACTGGTGACGTTCGGCGATGCAGAAAACAGCGGTATCGCCGCCGGGATTGATATCGGTGCTTACGGCTTATTCCCTTGGTATTTTGCCCGCCAGTTAGAGGCTCAGCCTGGGCCCTTTCAAGGCATCGCGTCGTTTGGAAGTTTTGCCAATGAGGTAAGCGTGATGCTGCCTTCTTCCGACGTTGCTCCCATCTCAAATTCATCTGCGATCCTTGTACGAACCAGCCTCGTATCGGGCAACTACTTCAGTGTCCTCGGCGCACAGCCATTTATGGGACGGGCAATCAGTACGTTGGACGATGCCATGCCGGGTGCTGGAGCCGTGGTGGTCATTAGTCACCATTTCTGGGAGCAATCGCTTTCATCCGACCCTTCCATCCTTGGCAGGTTCATGAGCATCAACGGAACCCCTTTCCAGATCATCGGTGTTATGCCTGAAGCCTTCCATGGGATGAAACGACAACTGGAGCCACCGGACTTATGGGCTCCAATCTCGATGCAGGCCGTCGTCCTTAAGCATCCTTCGCTTCTATTACCCGCGGGTACGGCCGGTGGAACATATTTCTTGAATGTCTTTGGACGCTTGAGTGATCAGGCATCCACGAACAAATCCTCTTTGGCGCAGACGCAAGCGTGGCTCGACCAACAGATTCGCGTCGGCCTGCGTGCCATTGAAGGAACGAAATTGAGTGCTTCACTAGAACAGGAGATCAACCACGTAACCGTTCCCTTGGTCTCGACGTCGCGCGGAGTGTCTCTGGTCCGAAGTCAGTATGGTGACTCATTGCGTATTCTCATGGGCGTCGTCATCCTCGTCCTGCTAATCGCTTGCGCAAACCTTGCCAACTTCCTATTGGCTCGTTCGGCAACTCGCCAACGAGAGATCGCGACTCGCCTCGCCCTCGGGTCCACCCGCGCGCGCATCATTCGACAGGGCCTGATGGAAACATTTCTGCTTTCGGTCATAGGCGGCACGCTCGGCCTCGCTGTCGCCTTTGCCGCAACGCGCTCGCTTATCGCGTTCGTAAGCCAGGGAAGCTCCTACATTGCGATGAGTCCCACGCCGGACGCGACAGTTTTGTTGTTTACGCTTGGCGTCTCTTTGTTCACCGGCATTCTCTTCGGACTTGCGCCCGCGGTCATTGCATCGCGTACAGAAGCCTCCGGCAATCTCACCACAGGCGCCCATACCGCGCTAAGCAGTGGTGGAAAATTAGCGCGTCTGTGGCCCAAGGCGTTGGTTGCGGCACAGGTCATGCTCTCGCTCTTGTTGCTGGTTAGCGCGGGGCTCTTTCTTCGCACTCTGAGTAATCTCGAAAATCAGGATTACGGCTTCGAACGCTCGCAATTGCTTCTCGCTGAGTTCAGCGCAAGCCTTGCCGGATACAAGCCCAGCCAGTCGCCCGGCCTGCACCAACAACTTCTTGATCGTCTTTCTGCACTGCCGGGAGTCAAGTCCGTTGCTCTGGCGGCCACTGCGCCCATCAGTGGAGGCAACTGGTCTTCCGACATCGCTATCCCTGGATATATTCCAGCGCCTAAAGAGAGCATGAATTCGAAGCTCAATCGTATCTCCGGCCGGTACTTCGAGACTGCAGACATCAGGATTGTTGCGGGGCGCGCGATCAACGAAACGGATACGGCCAGTCGACAGAAGGTGGCTGTGATCAATCAAGCCATCGCCAAGCACTTCTTTCCCAAGGGGGACGCGATCGGTCGCTCACTCTCGATCGGCATCAGCGATGTCAAAGGCCCGTGGCAAATTGTGGGCATCGCACGAGATACGAAGGCAGGAGATCCACGCAGTTCAGAGCCGCTCCGAATGACTTATATTCCGTTGGCTCAAATAGAGCCTTTCAATCCTGTCGATCCGTCCGCGAAGGCTGCTAATCCTCCCGTCGCGCCGGAAGAAAATCAGGATCGTGTTGCTAACCTGATCCTTCTGCGCACAACAGGGAATCCAGCCAACACAGTCGCGGATCTTCGCGCTGCAGTGAAATCCATTGATCCGAACCTTCCCTTGACCAAAATCACAACGATCCGCGACGAGATCGACGACTTCATTTCGCACGACCAGCTTGTTTCTACACTGACCTCTCTCTTTGCTGGGTTGGCGCTATTGTTGGCCGCCATAGGGCTCTATGGTGTGATGAGCTACAACGTTGTATGCCGTAGGAACGAAATTGGCATTCGCCTTGCGCTGGGTGCGCAGACCCTTCGGATTCAGTGGATGATTTTGAACGAATCGTTGTTGCTACTCGCGATTGGTGTGGGCGTGGGACTGCCGCTCACCTTACTAGCAACCAGGTGGATCAAAGCGCAACTCTTCGGCTTGAGCGCACTCGATCCCATGTCTTTCGCGGCAGCCCTTACCGTAGTCAGTGTGATGACTCTCTTGGCGGCATGGCTTCCAACACGTCGAGCTACGCAAATTGAACCGATGAGTGCGGTTCGTTGCGAGTAA
- a CDS encoding PadR family transcriptional regulator, with the protein MAKGKEAGQRDAKPSDLIQGTLEMLILKTLALESLHGYGIALRIEQMSNGVFCVNAGSLLPALSRLERAGNVKSEWRPTENNRRGKYYLLTAKGQKALLAETEQWQRQILAISQILEA; encoded by the coding sequence GTGGCCAAGGGAAAAGAAGCGGGTCAGCGCGATGCCAAACCGAGCGACTTGATTCAGGGAACTCTGGAAATGCTCATCCTGAAGACTCTGGCACTTGAGTCCCTGCACGGTTACGGCATTGCTCTCCGCATTGAACAGATGAGCAACGGGGTCTTTTGCGTCAACGCCGGTTCGTTGCTTCCCGCGCTCAGCAGGCTGGAGCGCGCGGGCAACGTGAAGTCAGAATGGCGGCCAACAGAAAACAATCGCCGTGGCAAGTACTACTTGCTAACCGCTAAGGGGCAGAAAGCGCTTCTCGCGGAAACCGAGCAATGGCAACGGCAGATTCTCGCCATCTCGCAAATCCTTGAAGCTTGA
- a CDS encoding PqqD family protein, producing the protein MIRIREDVRFAREGDGGVLLDLAKNRFFDLNATGADIWQHVLAGASVDQIVAVLSQETMTSPAVIEKAVGEFLQTLDSLGLVIVGKTEPTSERSCHA; encoded by the coding sequence ATGATTCGGATCCGTGAAGATGTACGGTTTGCCCGAGAGGGAGACGGTGGGGTCTTGCTCGATCTGGCAAAGAATCGGTTCTTTGATCTGAATGCGACAGGAGCAGACATTTGGCAGCATGTGCTTGCGGGTGCCTCGGTGGATCAAATCGTCGCCGTTCTATCCCAGGAAACGATGACCTCCCCTGCCGTGATCGAGAAGGCCGTTGGTGAATTTCTTCAAACCCTGGACTCCCTTGGTCTCGTCATTGTTGGCAAAACGGAGCCTACCTCGGAGCGGTCATGTCATGCATAG